cattatCATTCTGAAAGGAGTTTGAAGGCACAAATCCTTGATTATCCAAATGCAAGAGAGGAGATCTTGTGGTTAAACTTGACATAGATAAAAAAACATTAGATAAGGACGATTGGGAATTCCTCAATCTCGTCCTCAAGGCTAAAGGTTTTGGCACAAAGTGGCAAAATGGATAAGAGAAGGGTTTTCTTACCAGAtccctttaatttcttttcataATTATTATGGACTATTTTAGTAGAACGATGAGATCTAAGTCAATGACAAAGGGATACTATTAAACGATTGTTGGGAGAAGCCCTTCTAGAGTCCTATAATTACTTCacactattcttttttttttttttgaaaaaggatATTATGGGTCAGTTGGGTGCACCCGGACATCTCCACTAGGTGAACACCTCCTTAGCATCCTTATCACTCCCGTTTCATTAATAATTACTTTACACTATTGAAAACTTGTTTTTGGCCTTGTTAACCATTTTGAGAAGGCAACGGGGCAATAAAATTTCAGCTTTTGGAATCCTATCTCTATTTGACCAATTGACTCCTTTTGACCAACCAGAAGAACATTATTTTTTTGGAATCCTatcattgagaaaaaaataaaatgaaggcTTCAGGCATGGAGGGCCAGCACATCTGTAAAGACTGGACGTCATACTCTTCTACAGGCTACTCTTTCTAATGATCTTCCCACCTATTATCTAACCTTTTCATGATCCCTACAAAGGTTTCAATGataacataaaagaaaaataggtcCCAAATTCCTTTAGGGTAACACTACATGGTTTGCACCTCATCAAGTGGGACAAAATTATCAAACCTCAATCATTTGGAGGCCTCGATATTATTCCAAGGCTGGTTTGATAAAAATCGTGTACTGTTCTTGCTAAATGGACTTGGAGATACATCCATAAAAAATATGTGCTTATGGAGCGAAATATGAGTTTGATCATCACTTCTCTTAGTCAAACATTTTTTAACAATACACAAGAGACaagagagaatcaatagatccATCAAAATATCTCGAGAGGGATCGATCGGCCAAATATTAATTTGTTAGGTTAAATCATGAGTCCTTATAGGAACTATTTAATTGACACACTTAAATCCCATTAGAGATAGAATTAACTATATTATATAGAAGTGGGGAAATGAAATCATACATATACTTTAAAATACCATTTATGGATGACGTATATTGTTATCTAAATTGCTCAACTTTGGTCCTATAGCTTGAAAGAGGTATAGAATTGAGAGTTCACGTAATGTATACGGATAAGTCCTTATAAAACTATAAGGATAAGTCCTTATAGTTTGATAAAATCCTCATAAATAATTCATACAATTTAGACTATTTATGAAGATTTAAAGCAAACTATTAGATTCATTTATCAAACTGTAAGGACTGATTATAACTTTTAAAATCACAGAGACAAAACCAATACTTTCAGGAAAGCTGTGTGATTATTAACTTGTAATTGAAAATGCAGGAAttcaaattttgactcaaaCAACAGTACAGACACTTAAACTGAAAACAAACACACAACAACAAGTTCACACATCATATGTGTCTATTAAGCTTTACATACTCAAACACTTTGAAAAGTAAAGGAGCGATGACATAACATAAAAGATTATTATTCTTTAAGCTGGCTGGTGGAAGTAAGGGGAGTCTGCAGTAGGAAATGGCTTCTGGCTTACTTCAAGCAAATCCTTGTTTTTCATTAGTCTCTTATAATATGTTCCAAGTATTCCTGGTGCAAACACTGAAAAGTGTTTCCTGCAAAAACATATACATTGAAGTTAGTACATACTTAACTAGATCAAAACACGTTGAAAGTTCGAAAACCTTAACCCCACATGCATGTTTTTAGACTGGAAAAAGAATTTTCATTTGCGTGTAGatcaatattttcatttgatagCATCCTCTTCATATCTCAAAACCAAAAGATATATGGGACGATGTATTAATCTAGTTGAGAAATTCGGGTCCACTTATTGATTCTGACCTTAggtatttattaaaaaaaaacatgtgcATTATAAAAGTCCCTTGTGAGATGATTTACCTGTGCATAGAAACTCTGCCTTGGGTGAAATCATATTCTTCTTCCCATTTGAACAGCTTCAGTGGTCTGGTTTCAATCTCCTTGTAAAATCTTGGTGGATTTTGCAGCTTCAAAAGGGGAAAAAATTACAACAGTTTGTATTTAATATGAACATATATTTTATTGAAATTCAatctataaaaatatttttattattgttcaaaaaatcaaattatcCATAAAAAGAGGAAGATCAATGCACTAAGTAATTACTATTTACAAACCCTTAATCTTGAATGGAAAAATACCATCGTAATTTATTCTACGAATCAAAACAGtcattaaaaatgaaaaaaaaaaaaaaaaaaaaaccctaaagaaaGTGGTATTTATACCTAAATACATATTGATCATTGAGTTTTTTTCTTAATAGCAGAAATTGTATTggttggaaaaagaaaaatgagagaTCAATAAATTAATGAGCAAAAAGCTCTTTATATGCATAAAAGAACAACTCAATTGTACATGAAAAAGAAACCCTAAAAGATAAAGTGATCTgatataaatttttgaaaaggggtttcaaacatcaaatttttaataattttaagatCAATAACTGataataaaaaactaaatagttaTGAAAATGAATATgcataaaaagaaaactaatcTAATCATCCTTTAAACATCAATTTCtctcaacaattttttttttttctaaatgcaACACAATGACTTCTCAAATGATCACAAAAACTACTTTTATCTATGCTTAATTGCAGAGTTTTGACAGAATTCCATGCATTACTGTtagtatattatttttttaaaagaaagcTTTGGGATATAAAAAGGATTCAGAGATACATCTGAATATATTAGTACTGGTATCCCtcaacaatgaaaaaaaaaagcaataacTAAATCTGAAAACCTCAAGTTGGAGAATTCCTTGTCTATGATCTTCAATGGCAGCTTGAATTCCTATGATATTAGACCAATCAATTTCAATCTTGTGCTTGGAAGGCCCCTCCCTCACAACCTCCCAAGATATCTTCTTGTTTCtataatcaaatttcaaaaCCAGATCACTTTCATTGTTGGCCACAACCTGCAGATCAAAAAGAAGATCcgttttattttagaaaatcaCTAAGAAACATGTCTTTAAATTGATTCATACCTGCCAAGAGCCGATACGAAGGAAAAGGGCAGGAGCAGCATTAAAAGGAGTATTGGGTGGTTCAGCAAAGGAAGAGCTGCTTGGTCCAGAAAAGATTGTtctttgatttgattgagtattaGTGTATTCatgttgttgttcttcttcaTTTATTTGAGGCAGAGGGACTAGTGTACGTCCATTGAATATCTTTTGGAGATTTGTAAATGGAGGTTTCATTGCAATTTCTGTATCCTTTCGTAAATCCATTGCTTCAAGGAGAGAAGTCAGACGAAGTGCTGGTAGTTTTATCACTACATCAATTGTCTTTTCACCCTACacatcaataataataataataatcaaaaaGCAAAATAAATTATTCTCAACTCAGATTCCAAACATATTATCATCCAGTGATTTAACTTCACATATCATCCAGTGATTTAACTTCACATATCACTTGTCACGGTTAAACAACTCAACTTCAATAGTGATTACTATTAAAGTTTGcacatttaataaaaaaaactcatcttatctttttctcctttgtatattatcaaaaaaaaaaaaaaaaaaaaactttgaactTAATAACTCTTTCTCAGTATTTCAAATATTCACTAATGATAGTCTTTGTGTGTGCGATTTGAAAGTTGTTTCTTTTATCAATCAAGAGTTAgttctctttctttccttttcatttgttttcagtaagattaaattaaaaaaaaaaagcctaaGATAGAGAAATCAAACATCCATAAACCCGAATTAAGTAAGACAAGTTAAAGATCTTGAACCTAGTTTAATTATTCTGACATGCATGTTTGAATTATATTGCCTTTCTAAATACTTAAATAACTGCTTCTACCTAAATCTAAATAGACCTCTTAACCAGGttcaaaataaatgaataattaaGTCTAATAATTTGTCCCAATCCcaaaaattaatttcattttttttattgatattcAAAGGGATCTCAAGGCAAACCCAAGGTCAATCATTGTACAAAAGATATTGAAATGAGTAAGAAAAAAGTGAAGGAgacattcttttttatattaCTTCATTATTTTTCTTCCCATTTCAAAAGCCAATCCAAACATGcacttgattttttttaaattgagtaaaaacttaattttcaattttttttcctgTCAAATAATGTTCccaaatgaaaaataaagtaATTTCTAGGGCTTTTCAATTTTCAGTGAAATTCTTAGGGAAATAAGAAATCTGAAAACAAACCCAAAGATCTTTGTTCAAAACATATTGAAATAAGGATATGGAAAATGAAGAAGAGAGTGGGAAATATTGTATGttacttaattctttttactCAAAAAGATAATCCAAACATACATTTTAGAAACAATTGAACCATTTCTCCATTTATGCATGTCATTCTTGCACATACCCCATGCTTATCTCCTACAAATCTTTCAATTTTATTGTATGTCCTTGAAGAGACAAATAAAGaattaggtttaattttttttagtctAATATAATTTACCAAAATCTCAAAAATTAATATCTAGGGCTTTCAAGTTTGAGTGAAATTCAGAGGGAAAAAAGAGATCCCAAAACAAACCTAAAATCCATCTttgtacaaaatatatatattgaaatggatgagaaaaatgaagaaagtagtgaaaaaaattatagaataCTTCATTCTTCTGCTCAATCCAAACATTcatttaagtttaaaaaattacaaaattaattaaaaaaaattgtctaaTAATTTGCCCCAATATAATCacaaaaattaatttctaggtgttttaattttttcaaaatttagtgaACTTCATAGTGAGGAATTTACTAGATCTTGTTCCACTTCCAAAGTCAATACAATCAACCACTTGGATTCTGttagaaaaatgataaaaaaaaaaaactattttcaaaattttcaatctaCCAAAAAATCAATTTCTAGGGTTTTCAATTTATAGTATAATTCAAAGGGAAAGATGATTGAAATGAAGTGAGCGAGACCACGAAATTGTATattacttcatttttctttttcttctcactTTGAAAGTTAATCCAAACACACAACTTATTTAgagtaaaaaataaattatatatataaaaaaaaggacaaatATGTATATGAACTAAGCCTCTAGGGCTTTACAAATTTGCAGTGaaattcaaagagaaagaagatgatCTCAAAACACAGCAATGAAAAAGTCAGAAATTAAAAGcacacaaacacaaacacaaacacatacatattatatatataaccataaaaaaaacaTGAACTTATGAATGCACTAAATACTATATTAACTTTAATAGTACTGTAAAATTATGATGAAAATATCTTTAGGGCAAccatttcaaaagaaattaaacatagtaaacgaagaaaaaaaaagaaagaaaaaaggaatgTAAATGTATTCATGAGAAAGGTAAGGAGAGAGACCTGAGGAAGGGTTCGAGTTTTGGAATATTCATCAAGTTTTTCAGCACCAGACACTATTGAATAACTTGAACATTCTCCATTTTCTGATGTAAAATACAGTCTTTTCCCACtgtcttcttttttcttttccatttttctatttttttttctttcttctcctcaATTAAATCCCAATGTTTTTCTCTCAACAAACCCCTTCCCTTTTATAGACATTCCTGGTTGgccttttttttcccttcataTTTTACAAagactatttatttatttgtgtcATTGACATGTGTAAAAGAAAAGCCAAAGATTCAAATTTCTAACGGCTTTTATGTCTTAATCACTTaagctatttttcttttttcatgttTGTGATATATACATGGGTTATATTACTCTTAAGTTAATTACTAGTTTAATTGAAAACACTTGCTATATGCTATGCATGTGAACTTAAAAcatttatgatttaattttttatctttaaattttatttttaagtaaaACCCTCATTTTCTAATTAACTCATTATTCAAATCTAGGAGATATTTGTTTAATTACTGTTGGATAAAATTACATTAGAAACACATGAAAATgcataaatataaatattactGTTATAGTGTATGTGTGTATACCCTACTGATCATCCATCTTTTGATTTGTATTATGTTAAAAAGAGTTATATGAATTAAGAGAGGAACTATGAGGCATATAATATTAAGAAATAAACAAAGAAGTCATATTCCAATtgtaaaaaaattcaaataacaaaataaaagttaaaatacCATTTTCGCCTTCGTACTTAAATGCTTATTCAATTTTAGTCTCTATACTTTCAATTATTCAACTTTAGTTCTTGTACTTTCAATAGATTTTAAATTTGGTTCCTTCATTGAATAAATAGTAAGGCAATTATGTTCTAATCGATGAAAATGTCgaaaatattaacaaatatagcaaaatgacaTGAGACATTGTATACATTTATCTTTGTGTATTCGGTGTCTATAAGTAATAAATGATGTAATAGTTTATTAATGTCTATAACGGATAGACAATGACtataaagatatatattttgGTTCATCTTCAAATGTTGAAAACATCCTTAAAACAAACAATTTTCATgccaaaaaacaaaatatatgaaTATGTTTTGAATAGAGTCTCAAATTTTagtatgttttataaatatttttatttattttgttatatttaaaaatactcATATTTGTAACTTCTTGTCTAAGCAGCAGAATCAAACCtcaaacaacacacttcaacactCCTATTCCCAAAAATAATGTTTGATTATTGTTgtgtttgttgttgttgtttttattaataataataataataataataataataataataataataataataataataataataataataataataataattattattattattattattattattattattattttcttgttgaGGTTGATcaaattcaattcaattttATTAAAGTTTATGGATTTTCATGGCTCTATTTCGTATGATTTGTATGATTGATTCATTGTGTTCCATTACCCAAAAAGTAgaatctgttttttttttttttcaattttctttcaaaaacttaattacttttatatataaaacaaatcaTCTCAATGATCACATTTTTAAAATGAAGTTTTGGGGCAAAGAAAAATAAGATTATCTGTATTTTATTTATCGAAAAAATATCCTGTATAATTTCTAAAGAAATATTATatcagatgaaaaaaaaattagaaaaaaacaCCATATATAGTACCTCTTTTttacatattgcaaatatgattAGTAATTAGATATACTAAACGACTATCAGAGAAGGGTTATCAGAGAGCTATTCGCTTTTAAACTTGctacttttgtaatttagaaaatgtatgACGTGAGtcatattttcataaattattttttactaGTTTTGCAAATGTCCTTAACGTTGGTATATTGGTATTATATATCATTCATTTTAAATATATCGCTGAAAAGACCACAAAACTAGCTTAATATTATAGTGTGTGTTGGAGATGAACTTTAAATAAGCTACcaaataaactaataatatacACTCAATTCTTCATTTAATGAAGTATTTAAAGATACTTCGAAGAAAAGCATTCGTGTGCGGTTTCTTCGAAGAATGTTCTACATGTTTTTATACGTTTAAGAACACCGTAGGTATTTCTCGATATttttgggcttgggcttgggcttggacCTGAACAGATCTTTTTACTACGTCGACAAAGAAGAAAAGTAAACGAATAAATAAATACACGCTTTAAGTTGTAAGAGAATTTTGGACAATTTGCTTCGATATATTTATGGGTTGGGCTTGAAGTTTTGCCATTTTTGAAACCGAGAAGAAAATGTAAGGTAAAgatttaattatcttaacttATTTGGTCCCAAATAGCATAATAAGATTAGTGATGTTGGAACCAACACCAACCACAATCAATTCAAGGATTTATGCTCCTATTGATATTGATATTGATATTGATGATGTTTACTaaattaaatgtttaatttcaTTCCGCTCGTAAACCTTCATTAATGTcgattattttcattttttcttattttgtgggCTGGCCCCAATCACTCTTTCCCTAAAATCACTTTACATTCTTACCTTTTCTCTCGcataaaaaatatttgattattttacaattttgttcTATTATTGCACTTAATCCTTTgatctattttttaatttgatattaAATCACCAAAATTTTAATTGGGAAGGAGAAGACCTCCTTGAACCACCTGCTCAGATTAAACTACCAATTTACCCAAAAGTTTAAGCTGCTGgttgaaggtaaatttaattatgtatcACCAATATTAACAAACCTATTTTCTTactgattttatttttatagtcTTCCCACCACTTTCCCGACCCTTTGATCCTACCTTTATCTTTGGCTCTTGCTTTATGCTTGTCTAAGATTTAAGTAATTCAATGAGATTAAAATCCCATTTATCGACTGAGATCATGTAAGTCGACAACTATCTCCTATGGGTATGATATATGTTAGAGTactaaaactaaaagaaaaataatgagaGTTTATGTCCAAAATAAACAATATTTTATCATTATGGATATACATGGAGGGTTGTTGTTCCTAACAAGTGGTACTAAAGCCATGCTTGATTGAATCTTTGGGTCCAAACAGAAATTATTGTGGAAACCTACAAAATTGTCTTGGAGTGATTCGTAGATGAACCATTTTGAATAGGTGAACGTGCGCACTCTCTAGTAAAGGGGAGTTCACCTAAATAAGACCCCTTAAATGAACTTTATTTGAGGGGAAGCTCCACGAACCTTATTGGAGGGAAGGATTAGAGTGATGCATAATTATAGTTTAACTCTATCGTCACAAATAGGTCGATCTTTCACAAGTTCATAATTACAGTTTGGTCATGTCATTGTCCATTTTACCCATATAATTCACTTAGTATCACTGATcttctaataaaaaatatatatttatggttCAATCATGAACCAAGTTCTCTTGAGCTAGTTGTAGGTATCTATTGTTTAAGTTCTAAAATCAACACATAAAAAGAACTTTTACTTAAATGGAAATaagtgaatttcatcttatgACATTATATTCTCAAGTTTATATGGTTTAAGTCTTTAAAATGGTAGGGTTATTGAATCAGTTACATGAGTCATGCTCACTTATGTAAGTCAAAGAACAAGCTCTCACAGGCAAAAATACATAACTCATTCAAAATTGAACGCGAATTTGTGAAGGATACTCTATTCACATATCTTCATATGGACAACTtgtatattaaattatttgtacaactacaaagtgagtcgtattcAATAGTGCTACTACCTACTAAGATAGTGCAAATGATGAAAACAATTATTCATTAGAAAGAAAATTTAACATTACATATAGTAAGAGACACTAATAGAGTTAGAGAGTTTGTAAAGCACACTTCACTAAACTCCATAACcaaaatcataaataataaaactCTCGTAGGTCATTTTCGAAACGTTAGATAACAGGTTTAAGGCATGCACTTTAACACTCTTCAAAAACGtctttttttctctaaaaaatataaaattacaaaaatgtaGTTGAGTGTTCACTCATCCCAAGTCAAGTTCTCCCTCATTTTTCATGTGACAACACAAACTCTTTTGTACTGAGTTACCAAATTTACTCTCTTCACATGCCTTCATATACTCACTTTTAATTAATCATCTCTCAACTGAAaccatcctttttttttttttttttacttcatcatcttcatcatcttcccTTTTCATCCACCCATGATTCCCTCTCTTTCCTTGCTGTTTACttgtctttttcttcttaatccAAACAACTTCCCCTTGATAGCATCTCAAAATCCCAAAATCACATTCTTTCCCACACCTACTCTCTTAATTTGCTTTTTCATGTGAATACTCAATATATCAATAATCACAATgcattttattcaaataaagcTAATTAGAATTCTTGATTCATTGATTGGGTTACCAAATCTTGTCTTTCTCTTTCTCCCAAATTtagggctttttttttttttcttttctttgtaacAATTCAAATATTGTATTAATTCCTTTTTATCTTTGTTGCCAACTCAAAAACCTCACATGCTCACTCACACGTGGTCATCATGCTAACATAGTCTTGCATACCTTTTCATTAAGATATGGGTTCAGTTCAACTTCATTCCTTTGTAACCCCTTTCCTCTCCCTCGAGCGTTACTCGGACGTTACTACAATTAGTTTGTTAGCCGCATTCTCTCAAATATAAACcacaatatatttatatttcaaactATCATACTTTAATTTACACCCATAGA
The sequence above is drawn from the Cucumis melo cultivar AY chromosome 2, USDA_Cmelo_AY_1.0, whole genome shotgun sequence genome and encodes:
- the LOC107991120 gene encoding uncharacterized protein LOC107991120; the encoded protein is MDLRKDTEIAMKPPFTNLQKIFNGRTLVPLPQINEEEQQHEYTNTQSNQRTIFSGPSSSSFAEPPNTPFNAAPALFLRIGSWQVVANNESDLVLKFDYRNKKISWEVVREGPSKHKIEIDWSNIIGIQAAIEDHRQGILQLELQNPPRFYKEIETRPLKLFKWEEEYDFTQGRVSMHRKHFSVFAPGILGTYYKRLMKNKDLLEVSQKPFPTADSPYFHQPA